The DNA segment GTGACAACGCCCTTGTTTGAGATCAGCCTGTGAGCACTTAAAGGGCTCTTCTCCCATTCCACTGAAGTCGATCCTGTCCTTAACGGCATAATAGTGGAAGTAGTGGAGTGACTTTGTTCCAGAAGGTTTGTCCGTTCTGAAATACCGCTGTTTGATATTCTTGTCGATGTTGTCTCCACATAGATGGAACATgggcactgtatatataattatagttgaacGTTGGTATCAGAATAATTGTTTGGTGTATACCTGTATCAACTAATGATTGGTCAGCAGTAGCTTTGTGTCTGACTGGAGTGGCTAttcctgcatgtgcataagtttagagtacatgtatgtgacaACAGTGCAAATACATGACTGAGTGCAAATACATGACTGTGCAACTGTGTGATGActatgcatgactgtgcatgtgttgacTGGATAGAAAACATGACTGGGCGGGCATAGTAAACCAACCTAGGTTGTGAGATTGATTTCTATCAGTGCTTTCAACCTCATCAGCAGAAGAGTCACTACCAGAATCTTCTGAAAATACTTCTTCATCAGAAGTGACAGGAGAAATATTTTGGACGGAAGCATCTGAATCTTGTGCACCTGTGTCGCTCTCTGAGTCTGAGTCCGAGTCCGAGTCATCAGAAGAGGAGAAACAATCGAGGTGTTTAAGATCCTCCGCTAGAATTGATTGTGCTCCTGGATCAATGTGATGCCTCCCCTATAATCatacatgaataattataggtatataaAGCAAAATGTACACTTACGACAGTGTTAGAAGATCTCAGCAAATCCAACAAGTCATCTCTCCATTTCTTAGACTTTTCATCAAAGGCAACACCCACTCTATCCAGTAGACGAATAAGGCTGGTGTGAGATATTGTCAGGTTCAGCCTTTGTAGACGACTGAATGTCTATAAAAGTTTAGCAGTTTTTACAGAATGAAGTGAAAAAAATGGCACCAATTTATACCTCTTTTGATGAATGACCAGCATACATGATGAGTGAGAGCATCTTCGCAATAAGATTCATCCTTTGGTTTCTGTTCCGTGCAAGAAGTGCAACACACAGTCCAACTACGGCATCAAAGTTAGGCCTGTTTCGATGTTGTGTACCAGTTGACTCCAATAACAATTTTAGAGTTGGTGTGTATTTGACCAACTCAGGCGTAAAAGTCATCCACTTGAATGATTTCAGTAGTGACGGATCAGTTTGC comes from the Halichondria panicea chromosome 4, odHalPani1.1, whole genome shotgun sequence genome and includes:
- the LOC135334500 gene encoding uncharacterized protein LOC135334500 isoform X2: MTFTPELVKYTPTLKLLLESTGTQHRNRPNFDAVVGLCVALLARNRNQRMNLIAKMLSLIMYAGHSSKETFSRLQRLNLTISHTSLIRLLDRVGVAFDEKSKKWRDDLLDLLRSSNTVGRHHIDPGAQSILAEDLKHLDCFSSSDDSDSDSDSESDTGAQDSDASVQNISPVTSDEEVFSEDSGSDSSADEVESTDRNQSHNLGIATPVRHKATADQSLVDTVPMFHLCGDNIDKNIKQRYFRTDKPSGTKSLHYFHYYAVKDRIDFSGMGEEPFKCSQADLKQGRCHSSQHMRMTQHYKRISVR